The Entelurus aequoreus isolate RoL-2023_Sb linkage group LG03, RoL_Eaeq_v1.1, whole genome shotgun sequence genome contains the following window.
cgctctgacgaaagattgtacgtctcctcttttatttggactttccccgattacatggcaacagctgtttctaagggacgtgggtcgtaaacagtcaTCGCCTTTggtacagaacagttcaaagaaaaggtcgtaaaacagttcaaagaaaaggttgcctggaggggagtctggtcctgtttCCTCTCCGctctgtagttctcgggtcaagacaacatatttctgtggattacaatacatcaaagcaacagaacaccttcatgttgcttcccatcctacacagtggagttttacaagccttctgcttggtaagatcaaagacaactTGTGTCTGCTTGTCGGGAACTCATGgccacacaaagttttgtgataacattCTAACAATGTTGACTTTGCACATCTTTGTTTCCATTGACATGGTTGTATTGTGTGTCCACTTCTTTCAGATCTAAAAGGAACCGTAGCGTTTGTGGGATAGATTCCCTCACTTTGTCATTCATACATCACATTCACTAACTAACTGCCACTTTTCCCTCCTCTTAAAGTCTCAAGTCTTTTAGCATCTAATATTTTCACATCGttactctttttttccccccatttcaTCCATCTCTTCCCTCACGATCTGCCAATGaaagattcaatcaatcaaaaacatttcTAGATTTGAAATGAATCCTCTGAATACTGCTGCTGTTTGATGTCGGTAttagtttattttaaacatgcatgCAGTGTAGCTACAGTAAATACATCACATAGTCACAATTTCACATTACAATATGTCCACAAAAGGAGTAGgaagtactaataataatacatgtacttGAATGGAcgtaaaatacaaaacaaagaaAATGTAATCTATAAATGGTGGAAGCATATTGACATGATTGTGTCACACACGTTACAAGTGGTGATGTTGTTAGAACGTCAGCGttatgacagtttatttcaaatcctgcagctTCAtttgctgttctcaccagcacactgtTTCTTACTCCGGttctttctctcctgtgtgtgttctcaagtgTCTTGCAAGCGATTGTCGTTCAGTAAAACCTTTGTTGCACCTTGAACAGGAATAAGGTTTttttccagtgtgtattctcatgtgttttttCAAATTGGGATGTTGTACAAAACCTCTACCACACACCGAACAGataaagggtttttcaccagtATGTGTTCTTGTGTGTATTACCAAGTCTTCCTTTCGGATGTAGCTTTTATTGCAAattgagcacatgaatggtttttctccagtgtgtattctcatgtgtaccaAAAGGTTTGCTCGAAAAGTGAAGCTTTTGTTGCACCTTGAACAGGtataaggtttttcaccagtgtgtattcttgtGTGTATTTTCAAACTTTGCTTCACACAGAATCTTTTGCCGCAAATGGAGCAagcgaaaggtttttctccagtgtgtgttctcatgtgtctttgaaAATCTTTATTTTCTGGAAAACCCTCACGGCAAATTGAACAGACAAAGCGTTTTTCGCCTGTGTGTACTCTTGTGTGCTTTTTCAGATGACAACCGTATTGAAACGTTTTGTCACAGTAAGAGCACTTCAATGGTTTTTCACCGTTGTGCATTCTCATGTGCAGTGCAAGGTCGGCTTGTGTAGGAAAGCTTCTGTTGCATTTTAAACAAGCGAAAGGATTTTCAGCAGTGTGTCTTTTCGTGTGTCTTTTCAAAATTTTCTTGTCAGAAAATCTTTTATCGCAAACTGAGCAAgtgaatggtttttctccagtgtgtattctcatgtgttgcACGAGCGTTGACCGTTCCGAAAAGCTTTTTTTGCAGTTTGAACAGGAaaacggtttttctccagtgtgtgttctcatgtgtcttatcAATTCAAATTTTGCTgtaaaacctttactacagattgaacagggGAAATCTTTTTCCTcactgtgtgttctcatgtgtcttttcagataAGCATTTTGTGTGAAacttttaccacagattgaacaagaaatatGATTTTCTGGACTGTGTATTTTCATGTGTCTTTTCATATTATTTTGGCGattaaaagttttgtcacagtgagagcaTTGAAAGTGTGTGTGGTCAGTGTCACATGTCTTAATATCACCTTTGGAATTTTTATCATCACCTTTGAACTCGTCTTCACTCTGCACAGTGACACCAGTCAATGGCATCTTGGGGACATCAACTTTCTCCAGTTCTTCAATATGCTTTTCCTCTTGACTGATGCTatgttcctcctcttcttcttcttcttctttaatgTGCGGGTCTTGAGGCTCCACCTCTTCCTCTTtgatgtgggggggctgtggctcctcttgCTTCATCCTGGAGGTCCACTCCCACTGCTCAGGGAGATCTGCAGggcacaaaaagacaaacatgctTTACAAAAGTTGTCCCGCACCAGAAAATGTTttgataaacaaaaacaaaataaaataaacagcagTTAAACCCGACATACAAACAAAGACAGCTGCTCGTACACCTGAAGGACAAAACTGAACAGGACAAAAACCTGTGCAAATCGTGTAAGAAATCAAAAGTGGGAGAAACATAAAGGAGGTTCATTACAAAAGAAAAAGAACTGAaccactcacaagtagggatgatgttcgaaaccggttctcccggtggttcgataagaaaagaaccgttcgataaggaaagaaccgattccatggactcgaatgcctttttgagaaccggttcctgttattgaggccactatagtaaagaaaaagagttggttctttattcgaatccctgggaacgaatcccgtcccacaagaaatgccctgtgggacatcacaggaaatgactgagctacgaCGTAgctcattagactgagctacgtcatttcctgtgatgtcacacaagcggcaaaaataatggaccggaaaaaaacgcctcaaggcatggctattcacctataatgatcacagagacaggttgtttttgtgttactgtatatatttgtttttctgaaaaatcccacttaatatagtttgggtaacagtcaatatttatttattttatttttttaggggggtcacagtcaataattatttattttttatttttatttttttcttataaaataaaagtgagcttttgttaaaccaaatattgtggttttttttccatatacaacaacctatctggattcgataagagaatcgataaagaatcggttcgataagaggattcgataatgggctcgaaatcgataatttcttatcaaacatcatccctactcacaagaAACCAACCCTGCaaccctgcaacatgtttcaaaaaagctggcacaagtggcaaaaaagactgagaacgttgaaaagctccatgaaatgctcagtcattcacaaacaaggatggggcgagggtcaccactttgtcaacaaatgcgtgagcaacttgtcgaacagtttaagaacaacatttctcaaaagcCCTTATAagaaatttagagatttcaccatctacggtccgtaatatcatcaaaaggttcagagaatctggagaaatcactgcacgtaagctatGATATGACAgaccaggcggtactgcatcaaaaagcaacatcagtgtgtaaaggatattgccacacgggctcaggaacacttcagaaaaccactgtcagtaactacagttcgtcgctacatctgtgagtgccagttaaaactctactatgcaaagcgaaagccatttatcaacaacacccagaagcgccgccggcttggctgggcccgagctcatttaaaatggactgatgcaaatgggaaaagtgttctgtggtctgacaaatccacatttcaaaattgtttttggaaactgaggaaagaggaaaagaactatctGGATTtttctaggtgcaaagttcaaaagccagcatctgtgatggtatgggggtgtattagtgtccaaggcacatctgtgaaggcaccattaatgctgaaaggtacatacaggttttggagcaacatacagtatgttgccatccaagcaacgttatcttggacgcccctgcttatttcaacaagacaatgccaagccaggtattacaacagcgtggcttcatagaaaaagagtgcgggtactagactgacctgcctgtagtccagactggtctcccattgaaaatgtgtggcacaatatgaagcctaaaataccacaacaaagacccaggactgttgaacaacttaagctgtacatcaagcaagaatgggacagaATTCCACctcaaaagcttcaaaaatgtgactcctcagttcccaaacgtttactgagtgttgttaaaaggaaaggccatgtaacacaaaggtaaaaatgcccctgtgacaacttttttgcaatgtgttgctgccattaaattctacgttaatgattatttgctaaaaaaaattaagtttctcagttcgaacattaaatatcttgtctttgcggtctatttaattgaatacaagTAGAatcggatttgcaaatcattgtattctgtttttatttaccatttacacaacgtgccaacttcactggttttgggttttgtattataccCTCTAAAAAATATCCAcaaaccaacaatactccatttacatgtcatggcCTGACAATTAACCAAATATAAGCAATATTGCTATAATAGGTGCTAACGCAAACAGCCTATTTTAGTGGCGCATTGATAGCACTAAGCTAATGCTAACCCATGCTgctattgttaaaaaaataatgaaccggCAGCCGCTTTTGCTTCATCTCAAACATGGTtaaagttcattctagattataaCTCATGCATTTCTCACCTGGTATTAGACAAATGTGGACATGGAACAAAGGCTGGTTGATGTTGAGaagacttttttttaacccttcgttaAGATTGTGATTgactcttcatctaaacgggattagGTTTTCTTTCTggcttgcctctggtgagggcggtcacatttttttccCGCTCCCTTcctctccctgcttgctctctttgttttgtcttgtctacacttttttgaagcctctttctttgcgctgtcctccaaatctaaacatccgacatggaaatgatcagctggactctcgactcaattgacaaaatcttttcgacgaggaaaagaggttctggggagcctggctgccctgatggaaccattgctgcggggtacgtgagagattcctgggataaatggagaattaCGTGCCTCGCAGTGCTTTCCATCGAggatgtggaagacatctacctatttggaaccgtgatcgcggggcacctgctgattgggctgggcattgctctgatgtatcgtcaaattcgtaagacgatggcagccactcaaggagcccaaaggctgttcatcgcaatggaaggtgatcacagtctggggcgatttctgaactgaatcgcaagatggatcacatcatggaaaagctggttgaaagggaaaaattggatatgagggccagcatgggcgaatagaacagacaagccattgtaatgtctgctcgaggaaaaacaaaaatcctaatctacgatttcactccctcgaatggccttgacgctgcaacaacaggagcaggctgttctgaaaacatccccgaggactcctcaatgatggacgcttttgacctccctccctcctcaacgacacctggagtcaaacttttgcttgcatgcagaacggccccaggcctatggacactacatcaacacacccaagacaatgggcatatacaccccacccccccaccccatccCACGCCTTCAcaaccgcttgattccccttcggggtgatggatggCTGGCAGCGCTTCGACGTCCGGGTGAGCGGCccatcggtcggcatcccagcgagagtggaaattgtacagtaagtgtttgtttgaaCCTGGTTAGTTtgcatgtttagcacctagcaatgtttCTGATGCTATAGTGTTGCAATAAAGCTGCAGTTATTTAGCACCTGACTTCTAAAACGCAATGCTCATCCTCCTTGTGTTTGGGTTTAAAAATATTTAGTTACGGATCATAATTGTTCCCAAAGAAATTGTTGTTGGCTCTCGCAAAGTCTGTTTGAttggcattgttgttgatggggaagggatctgtggatcCTCCCTTTACATTAGGGATCACATGACTGGCTTGCTAATGACCAATCAAAATGGCTTGGGAATCTTTGAGatttatactattttgatcatatctatttactcgcaaactttgcaaatcttttggtgtcataagtCAGATGTATATGATATGAGCTTcagtatagaggcaacttgttttccaTTATACTGGTAAGAGACAGACATGTAGAAGCCATTTATGCTTTGTTAGGGTCTGGTTTATTTTGTATCACTACCCACTCGTTCACAAGTGGGGTCCAAAATGACCCCAAGCAGTTCCTATagaccagggatattcaactacataatgaaaagGGTCAAGAGCCCAAGTTCTCAGGGGGGtgtacataactttaaaaaatacctctctctatcaaaatataaaaatggaTGTAAAGgcataatgtaatgagaaaaagctgacccgttgatattattaatgaacaaaaagacaaatattttctttaaaaatatgtataaactttatctatagcctttttattagacattacaaattacatgatggtgtCACGTTCACAACCTACTCCTATtctgttttacctaacataataTTGATGAAAATTTTCTTAATTATTAAACTGGCCGTAATGATGCAGCCCTATGTACAAGACTAGATCTCATATATGAACACACAGTTTTtatccaaaaagtgcagttacgtcttatggccatcaggtgccatctttcaaaattcttacatttgtttttatttttgtatctcTTATGTCCATAGCATGCTATCTTGCACACTTTTcacatgtattttatttacttatattatttttttctgccatattactttgttaatAATGGTTGTGATGCTTTCAATTTCTACTGGAGGTCCATGAAATAGTgtttttatctacaataatgtttcttctacaaaagaaaccattttgaatgtgttgtttttaaataaaacttggttaaaagatttcagttaaagtactttttgaacattttgagcacatttaaaaataccgtggtaatgataaccgtgataattttggtcacaatcaccatgataagaaatgttcataccgtgacatccctactccaaaaccaggagggtgtgcctgggcaaggatgattACGcactatcgtagtgagaaaaacaagtgTTTAGATtagatgcaaacgagcaatcttcCTGTCAAAGCCAATGACAgtggaagtgtaatttcccctcgttagcattgaggtattgtgtggaagcacgattgctgtggatcgactaccaccagtccaaaatagtcggaatcccccacgtCAGCATtctattcagttgtaaacaaatggcacaaaatgtcacagaaggtgaccagaatgtttttaaCTCCTGTAATTTGTTGGAAGCTAAATTGCGCAGTATTTtaagaatggttgaaaggacagtgttgtatgtgggggaTAGGTGGTGTCACAGACCATTGTTTTGGCTTTCAGTCGGATCTGCTCTGTGGAAACTCCTTGGCCGTCTGCTCTGTGTGTTGAACCAGTCTTCCAAATCGCTTTCCAGTTCAAATCCAATCTTTTGTGGTTTGTTTGCACTGTGCCAGTACTTCAGGCTGCTGTCTTTACCGTCTTATTATCTATTTATTAAAACTGAAGTTCCatgcagcagctttattttgtttttcgaCAGCCAAATTGATCAacttcaacttaaaggcctactgaaagccactactaccgaccacgcagtctgatagtttatatatcaatgatgaaatcttaacattgcaacacatgccaatacggccgggttaacttataaagtgcaattttaaatttcccgctaaacttccggttgaaatagacgacgtatgcgcgtgacgtcaatcgttgaaacggaagtattcggccccattgaatccaatacaaaaagctctgttttcatgtcaaaattccacagtattctggacatctgtgttggtgaatcttttgcaatttgtttaatgaacaatgaagactgcaaagaagaaagttgtaggtgggatcggtgtattagcggctggctgcagcaacacaaccaggaggactttgagatggatagcttACGCGCTagcgccgacctcaccttgacttcctccgtctctgggccgctGACCgaatctatgatcgggtgaagtctttcgtcgctccgtcgatcgctggaacgcaggtgagcacgggtgttgatgagcagatgaggcctggctggctggcgtaggtggatagctaatgtttttggcatagctctgtgaggtcccgttgctaagttagcttcaatggcgtcgctagcaacagcattgttaagcttcgacaggctggaaagcattaaccgtgtatttacatgtccatggtttaatagtattgttgattttctgtctatccttccagtcaggggtttatttattttgtttctatctgcatttaagcccgatgctatcacgttagctccgtagctaaagagcttcgccgatgtattgtcgtggagataaaagtcactgtgaatgtccatttcgcattctcgactctcattttcaagaggatatagtatccgaggtggtttaaaatacaaatccgtgatccacaatagaaaaaggagagagtgtggatacTTCCTGCACTGCAccatagtccttcactctcacgttcctcatccacaaatctttcatcctcgctcaaattaatggggtaatcgtcgctttctcggtccgaatctctctcgctgcattgaaaacaatgggaaaatgtaagcagcccttcctcctgtgacgtcacgctacttccggtaggggcaaggcttttttttatcagagaccaaaagttgcaaactttatcgtcgttgttctctactaaatcctttcagcaaaaatatggcaatatcgcgaaatgatcaagtatgacacatagaatggatctgctatccccgtttaaattttaaaaaatcatttcagtaggcctttaatattgttgtgtcttcgccagtTTGTTTGATTCAATGTCAACAATTTCATTTGTCAGCTATTTCATTGGTTTAATGAGACATGGCTAAATTTATTGGCGGCACGTTAATCTCTCTACAGCACTAATATGTTGAAATAAATGACACACCGGATGTGTTGAAAGTAAGTTTTAAGAGGAAATATATTTTTGCTGGGTTACAAGTGATGTCACGTCTGTGCCCAAGCACATGAAGGGCAAACAAAGACAATTTCTAAAAAGAACAATTGAAATCAGAgataaaatgttgcataaatgtgCTGTTCTTACTCataaatctctcgtaggctgCCTCATTCAAAGCAACGACATACTGTATCTTGATATCGAACACACGCTACAACAAAACACAAATTCATTCCATGTGGAGGTTTCCTAAAGAAAAGTGTTGATGGAAAAGTAACTACATccaaataaacattgatattttttccaCGATGTCTGGCTTGTATATTCCCCACTAAACCTTTAAAAAACACTCA
Protein-coding sequences here:
- the LOC133646115 gene encoding gastrula zinc finger protein XlCGF57.1-like isoform X4, translating into MCEGMKAEYEEELSSTKQHQLVLLSTDIHQLIGHQETCLPPLQAGSFTLECDYPQPPHVKEEEDPQPPNIKEEREDTQHPQGMEEEEHLQPPYIQEEGERECLLGQEEADLTKFPLTGVSVKTEDHEEKPPESSQLHHSPNLPEQWEWTSRMKQEEPQPPHIKEEEVEPQDPHIKEEEEEEEEHSISQEEKHIEELEKVDVPKMPLTGVTVQSEDEFKGDDKNSKGDIKTCDTDHTHFQCSHCDKTFNRQNNMKRHMKIHSPENHISCSICGKSFTQNAYLKRHMRTHSEEKDFPCSICSKGFTAKFELIRHMRTHTGEKPFSCSNCKKSFSERSTLVQHMRIHTGEKPFTCSVCDKRFSDKKILKRHTKRHTAENPFACLKCNRSFPTQADLALHMRMHNGEKPLKCSYCDKTFQYGCHLKKHTRVHTGEKRFVCSICREGFPENKDFQRHMRTHTGEKPFACSICGKRFCVKQSLKIHTRIHTGEKPYTCSRCNKSFTFRANLLVHMRIHTGEKPFMCSICNKSYIRKEDLVIHTRTHTGEKPFICSVCGRGFVQHPNLKKHMRIHTGKKPYSCSRCNKGFTERQSLARHLRTHTGEKEPE
- the LOC133646115 gene encoding gastrula zinc finger protein XlCGF57.1-like isoform X3, yielding MCEGMKAEYEEELSSTKQHQLDAVLKKHQLVLLSTDIHQLIGHQETCLPHLQGGSFPLECDYPQPPHVKEEEDPQPPNIKEEREDTQHPQGMEEEEHLQSPYIQEEGDRECLLGQEEADLTKFPLTGVSVKTEDHEEKPPESSRLHHSPNLPEQWEWTSRMKQEEPQPPHIKEEEVEPQDPHIKEEEEEEEEHSISQEEKHIEELEKVDVPKMPLTGVTVQSEDEFKGDDKNSKGDIKTCDTDHTHFQCSHCDKTFNRQNNMKRHMKIHSPENHISCSICGKSFTQNAYLKRHMRTHSEEKDFPCSICSKGFTAKFELIRHMRTHTGEKPFSCSNCKKSFSERSTLVQHMRIHTGEKPFTCSVCDKRFSDKKILKRHTKRHTAENPFACLKCNRSFPTQADLALHMRMHNGEKPLKCSYCDKTFQYGCHLKKHTRVHTGEKRFVCSICREGFPENKDFQRHMRTHTGEKPFACSICGKRFCVKQSLKIHTRIHTGEKPYTCSRCNKSFTFRANLLVHMRIHTGEKPFMCSICNKSYIRKEDLVIHTRTHTGEKPFICSVCGRGFVQHPNLKKHMRIHTGKKPYSCSRCNKGFTERQSLARHLRTHTGEKEPE